TCGCGGCAGAGGGGTCGGTCAGTGAACTCATGGGCGGACATCTCCAGCAACAAATTTGCGACTGGAGCAAGTCTAAGAAGGTCGAATGCTGACGAAAACTGACTTCTCGGTAGTTTTAAGTTGCGTCAGACGCAATCCGGCATTGAGGGCCCTATCGCCGGCAAGCCGGCTTCCACAGGGTGTGTGCGCACACGGTACCTGTGGGAGCCGGCTTGCCGGCGATAGGGCCCTCACAGGCCATCAAGGATCGACGCTGCAACACGCCTTCAAGGTCTGCCGCAACCAGCGATGCGCAGGGTCGTTGTGAAAGCGGGGGTGCCACGCCTGCAGCACCGTCACCCGCTCCAGCGGCACCGGTATCTCGAACGAGCGCAGCGGCAGGCCGAGCTTGTGCACACTATTGAGGATGTTCGCCGGCATGGGCAGGATCAGGTCCGAATCCGGCAGCGAGAACAGTGCCGAGTGAAAACTCGGGGTAATCAATGCCACCCGCCGAGGGGCCTTGAAGTTGGCGAGTTCGACATCGATCGGCCCGTTGGCGCGCCCACGGCGGGACACGCTGATCTGTGGATAACGGGCGAAGCTGTGCGGGGTGATCGGTTGGTCGAAGATCGGGTGGTCGCGCCGTGCCAGGCCCACGTAGTAGGTCTGGAACAAGCTCTGGACCTTGATTTCCGGCCCCAGGTCGACGGTCGAGCTGATGATCAGGTCGGTGCGGCCATCGCGCAGCACGCTGTCGTCATCACCGCCAGGGCTCTCCGGCACGAAGCGCAATACGGTGCGTGGCGCCTGCTCGTGCATGCGCCGCAGCAACTGGGCGCCATACAA
The Pseudomonas sp. KU43P genome window above contains:
- a CDS encoding LysR family transcriptional regulator — protein: MQLPDMNLLVALDALLDEGSVVGAAQRMNLSPAAMSRTLGRIRDALGDPILVRAGRGLVPTPRALALREQVAALVEQAGEVFRSADEVDLPKLDRAFNIRTNDLFIALYGAQLLRRMHEQAPRTVLRFVPESPGGDDDSVLRDGRTDLIISSTVDLGPEIKVQSLFQTYYVGLARRDHPIFDQPITPHSFARYPQISVSRRGRANGPIDVELANFKAPRRVALITPSFHSALFSLPDSDLILPMPANILNSVHKLGLPLRSFEIPVPLERVTVLQAWHPRFHNDPAHRWLRQTLKACCSVDP